A genomic segment from Nicotiana sylvestris chromosome 1, ASM39365v2, whole genome shotgun sequence encodes:
- the LOC138870101 gene encoding uncharacterized protein: MEAGTDPVGNGCREAQAGGQETRGPEEGEVSLQVIFEMLQAQQVAIAQLQSQNRTPNTAKPVNTQHEPVLERPDESGTGTDPTIMKMLEELTKRIESGEKRIEDNDKKVETYNSRVDQIPGAPPVLKGLDAKKFIQKPFPSSTAPMPIPKKFRMPDIPKYNGTTNPNKHITSYTCGIKGNDLNNDEIESVLLKKFGEILSKGAMIWYHNLPPNSIDSFVILADAFVKAHAGAIKVAIIKSNVFKIKQRDDEMLREFVS; this comes from the coding sequence ATGGAAGCAGGCACAGACCCCGTAGGGAACGGATGCAGGGAAGCCCAGGCTGGAGGCCAGGAAACACGAGGACcggaagaaggagaagtcagcctCCAGGTGATATTCGAGATGTTACAAGCTCAGCAAGTCGCTATCGCTCAGCTTCAGAGTCAGAATAGGACTCCTAACACCGCCAAACCAGTAAACACACAACACGAACCTGTGCTTGAAAGGCCCGATGAAAGCGGCacggggactgaccccacaatcatgaaaatgctcgaggaactgacTAAAAGAATCGAGTCAGGAGAAAAGAGGATAGAAGACAACGATAAAAAGGTGGAAACTTACAACTCCCGGGTGGACCAAATACCGGGAGCACCTCCAGTTTTGAAGGGCCTAGATgccaaaaaattcatacaaaaacctttccCCTCGAGTACGGCTCCAATGCCCATTCCCAAGAAGTTTCGCATGCCCGATATACCGAAGTACAACGGGACAACGAACCCTAACAAACATATTACTTCTTACACTTGtggaatcaaaggaaatgacttgaacaatgatgaaatcgagtcagtattgctaaagaagtttggggaaatattatcaaaaggagctatgatttggtatcacaacttaccccctAACTCCATTGATTCATTTGTGATATTGGCGGATGCCTTCGTAAAAGCGCatgccggggccataaaggtggccatAATAAAATCGAATGTATTCAAGATAAAACAAAGGGACGACGAAATGCTAAGAGAGTTCGTGTCCTGA